TTCTTCATTCCAACCTGCTAATCCCATTCCAGAGACCGCAATTGTTGCCCCATCCTTTATCAATGAAACAAGCTCATCAGCTTTTCTAACTTTATACATAAAACTCCCCCCGCCTAAATATTTTTAAAAATTTTAAATTTTAAAACTAGTCAAATAAGAAATAAACAAAATTAGCCGTATCTATATTCAATGCCAAAAGTACCTTGTGGATAATTCCACTCTCTTACTATAGTGTTTTTGCACAATACTCGGCATGTCCCACACTCCAAACAACCAGCATAATCAAAACGCAGCGTACCGTCTTCATTAAGGCTATATAATCCAGCCGGGCAAGCTTTCACCAGTTTCCTGGCCTCATCAGCATTTATTGAATCCTTCCTTATAATAATGTGAGGATTATCTTCATCAACCTTAAATTTATTAACTCCCAGCTTCTCCTCAATACTCATTGATTTCATAAAGCTTTCATTCCTTTGTAGCTATCTTTTAACAGGGTCATTAAACCTACTGTTTTTAAGTTGTCCATGACCTTTTTCCTAAGCGGCTTACTAGTGCTACCGTCAACAATAAACATTCCCGCCAAAATATCATCGACTAACTTTGGATAATCATTAAATATCCTCTTATTTTGCATAAAGTGAGGAAAATTCTTATAAAGTTTCATGTCCTTTATTACAAAACTTTGGTCCAAAAATTGTTTATAAGTTGCCAGACTATTTTTGCTAAAATCCCCCTTTTCTCTTGCTTTAATAATGACCTTAGCAGCTGCTTCTGCTGAAGTAATGGCTAAATCCATGCCCCTAACTGTGTAACCAACATTAATTACTAGGCCAGCAGCATCCCCGACAATGACTACCCCATCACCATAGAGCTGAGGGACCATGTCATAGCCTGCCTCTGGAACTAAGTGCCCCGAATACTCTAAAAGTTTTCCTCCTTTAATAAGGGGTTTTATTGCGGGATGCATTTTGAAATCCTCTACCATTTGACAGACGCTTTTTACTGAATTAGCAATGTCGCTTAAGGTACAGACAATTCCGAGGGATAAAGAACTTTTATTGGTATAGATAAAGCCTCCACCAACAATCCCTGAAGTACAAGAGCCTGCGAAAAGCCATGCGGCTCCTTCCTCTTCGTTCAAGTTAAATCTATCCTCAATTACTTGTTTAGGAAGTTCAATTACTTCTTTTGCACCTACAGCAACTTCATGGGGCTGCAATTCTTTTTTCAAGCCTATTTGTTGAGCAAGCAAGGAATTTACCCCGTCAGCCAATACCACTACATCAGCTTCAATTTCATCCTCACCTGCTTTAACTCCGACAACCTTCCCATTATTTGTAAGCAACTCATCTACTCTCACCCCGGCGGCAAGCACAGCCCCAGCTTCCTCTGCTTTCTGGGCCAACCACTGATCAAACTCTCCACGCAATACCGAGTAGGAATCTCTCAAATTTCCCCCTAAACGGCTGGAGTGATAATCTAAGGTAATAGCACTATCCTCCGTTAGTAAGCTTACCTTTTCTTTGGTAATCTTTCTTTCTACAGGAGCTTCTTTAGCAAAATTTGGAATTATTTTGTTTAGGCTATGACTATAAAGCCTGCCGCCGGTCATATTTTTACTACCTGCATAATTCCCTCTTTCAATTAACAACACTTCCAAGCCGGCACTTGCCAAAATATAAGCTGCAGTACTACCAGCAACACCTGCTCCAACTATCACTACCTCAAATTTATCAGACATTAATTTCACACCCCATTTACTAAGCAGCTCCTACTTCAGTGCTGAAATCAAAGCAGGAATTACCTCTTCCAGGTCACCAACTATATAGTAATCAGACACTTTAAAAATAGGCGCATTCTCATTATTATTGATGGAAACAATTACTTTTGATTCTCTAATGCCGTAAACATGCTGGATTTGTCCGGACACCCCTGCACATAGATAAAGATTTGGCTTAATCTGCTTTCCCGTAATTCCCAGATACCTTTCTTCAGGCAGCCACTTTAAATCCTCAGCAATAGGCCTGGTACAGCCAACTTCGCCGCCCAGCAGTTTAGCCAACTCTTCAAACATAGCTAACCCTGACTGTTGGGTTAGACCCCTGCCAACGCCTACCACTATATCTGCTTCAGCCAAGTTAACTGATGCTGCCTCTTTAGCCTTCCTCTCAACAACCTGTATTGGCCCCTCTCCAATTAAAGACAGGTTAAAGATCTCTCCTTGTTTTTCTTCAGGCTCACCTTTTTCAAAGGTGTGTGGAGCAATAGTTACAATTACAGGAAAAGTATTGCATTCTATATCTTGATAAGCCAGCCCACCATAAATGATCCTCTGCAAAACCAGCTTGCCGTCTTTCTCTTCTAACTTTTTACTGTCGGTCACGCAAGGGCAATCTAGCTTGGCTGCCAGTTGAGCAGCTAAATCTTTGCCCCTGCAAGTTGATGCTACAAGTATAAGTTCTGGATTTTCGGTTCCAGCTTCTTGCAAAAGTACACTTAAATATTGTTCCCATACTGTTGTCTGGGGCAATTGCATTAGTTTTACAACATCAGCACCAAAACTTATTACTCTTTGAGCAACATCATTGTCACCCAACACGTAGGCTGTCAGGCTCGTACCTAAAGTTTTGGCTTTCCCTGCTAACTCATATGCAGTTTCCGGATGATCAGAAATAATCCAAACCTTATTCACTTTACCCACCATCCTTAATTCAGTACTCTGTCAGCTCGAAGTTGTTTAATCAGTTTGGCCACTGCTTCTGAAATGTCTTGACAACCTTCGTCTATTCTGATTCGTTTCCGTTCCATAATTGCAGCTGCAACATCACCAAATGTCAGTGAAGTTGCCAGATCAGCCTCAGTTAAACCAATCTCTTCTAAAGCAAGGCTCGTAGAAGGTTTCTTCTTGGCAGCCAGAATTTGCTTGAGACTCGGAATCCTTGGTTTATTTATCTCAGGTAAAACAGAAATTACTGCTGGACTACTTACTTTTACAACTTCGGTCCCGTCATCCAGCTTTCTTGTGACAATAATCTCTGAACCGTTTACCTGAACGTCTACAGCATAACTCAGAGATGCATAACCAAGTAAAGCAGCAATTCTCGGCCCTACCTGCCGTGAGTAAAAGTCGCTTGAACCTTCACCGCATATAACAAGGTCTATGCCACCAATTTTCTTAATCATAGCAGCCAGCAATCGTGCCGTTACTGAACTGTCTAAAGAATCCAGCCCGGGTGAATCCATATAAAATACTTTTTCTGGCCCGCGGGATAATACATCATTAACGGATGCTTTAACACCTTTTCCTACCGTTGCTGCATACAATTCGCATCCAACGGTTTCTTTTAAACTTGCCCCCAACTCTATGGCATTACGGTCATATTCATTAATCTTACCCTTCGCTTTATCAAAGTTGAGGCTGAGATCTTGCTCATTGACAAATATATCTGCTTCATCCAAAACCCATTTGTAACAAACCAAAACTTTCATCGATATCCACTCCTTGTGCAGGAACTGCTTGGTATTTTAGTCTTATAACCTTAAGTAATCGACTTTCGAGCAATCTGAAGAATTATTGGCTTTTCAGAAGTGTCAAATAGGCTAATCCCTTTCATATCCCGGTAAAGTGCATCTATACCAAGATCTTTGCTGTAACCGTAACCTCCATGAATCTGAACCGCATCAATGCAGGTCTGCTCACCCGCAGTCTGGGCAATGTACCGGGCCATTTCCCCTGCCTGAACAAAATCTTCACCCTGATCCCTTAAACTGGCTGCTTTGTAAGTTAATAAACGCGCAGCTTCTGTATATGCTGCCATTTTACCAACCATTACCTGTAATGCCTCAAACTTAATAATCGGCCTACCAAACTGTACTCTCTCTTTAGCATAACTAATGCTCTTTTCTAAAGCAGTTTGGGATATGCCAACAGCAATGGCAGCTAAAGCCACATTCTGTAAACCTAAAACTCCAGCAGCAATTGCCAATCCTTGCCCAGGTGTGCCAATAAGATTGGCTGCAGGAACCTTTACATTCTCCAAGGTAATATCGGTAACACAGACTCCCTCTAAACCCATCTTCGCATGAGCCGGTCCAACCGTTACCCCTCCTGCATCTCCCTCTACCACAAATGAGCTATATTCTTTCTCTCCAGTTTTGGCCACAACAATAAATAGACTCTGCGGCTGGGCATTAACTACATAGGTCTTCTTCCCATTCAGAATATAGTAACCTCCCTGCCTCTCTGCAGTAGTGTTTATTAGCAACCAGTCTGTATTTAAACTGCCCTCGCTAAAAGCAAAACCACCAATCTTTTCACCCCGGCAAAGTTTGGAAAGATACTCTTCTTTTAACTCATCTGAACCCCATTGATAAATGGCATTCTCTGCTAAGCAACAGTGATTCGCATATACAACAGCAGCGGAAGCTGAAACTTTTGCTAGCTCTTCTACGGCTATAATAAAACTGGTAAAATCAGAACCTGCCCCACCATAGATCTCTGGAAAAAAAATGCCTAGAAAATCAATGTCTGCTAATCTTTTCACAACTGCATAACTATCTTCATTCTCTGCATTTTCTTCAGCAAATTCTCTAATGCTATTCTTAATTAGAAGCTGCTCTTCGGTAAATTGAAAGTCCATAGTATGTCCCTCTCTTCTTTAAAAAATGTAAATTATAATTACCTGAGTACATTATTGGCAATAACAATCCGCTGTACCTGATTGGTACCTTCATAAATCTGCATCACTTTTACGTCCCGATAGAGCTTCTCTACAGGCGAGTCTTTCATATAACCGTAAATGCCAAATATATCTACTGCCTCCGAGGCTACCCACATCGCAGTATCTGTACAGTAAGCTTTGGCTATAGCTGCTTCCTTGCTAAAATGCTGACCTGAATCCTTTAAATAACACACCTTGTAAACCATATTCCGACACGTTTCTACAGCCATACACATATCTGCAACTTTAAACTGAATATACTGGGATTTGGCCAGTAACTTCCCTCCTCTTTGCTGCCCATTGACGAAATCAACAACAGCTTCCAACGCAGCTTGGCTTAAACCAACTGCCATCGCAGCCTGGTTAATCCGCCCAGAATCTAATGTCTGCATGGCCAACTTAAAACCTTCCCCTTCTTTGCCTATAAGATTTTCCTTGGGTACCCTTACATTCTTAAACATTAACTCCACTGTATTGGAAGCCCGAATACCCATCTTGTTCTCATGCTTACCCACAAAAATACCCTCACGCTCAGCTTCTACAATAAAAGCGCTCAACCCCTTAACCCCTTTTGAAGTATCTGTAGAAGCAATCACAGTATATATGCTCGCATAACCGCCTGTAGTAATAAAACACTTGGAACCGTTAATTACATACTCATTCCCGTCAAGCACCGCGGTCGTCTGCACCGACCCAGCATCAGAACCTGCCCCAGGTTCGGTTAAAGCAAAAGAAGCTAGCTTGCCATCTAAAAGATACTGACACCACTTACGCTTTTGCTCACTACTCCCACCAATTAAAACCGCATACGAAGATAAACTGTTCCCCCCTATGGTTGTAGCTATACCAGCACAACCTCGACCAAGTTCCTCCGATATAATAGCAGCAGATAAAGCATCTACCCCCAACCCACCATACTCTTTAGGCACCACCGTACATAATAACCCAATCTTGGCTGCTTCCTTTATTACGGGTAAGGGAAATTCACCTGTCTCATCATAATACTTAGCTACTGGAATTACATGCTCTTCTACAAAAGCCCTAACTTTCTTCTTTAATTCTTGTTGTTCAGATGTCAGTTCCATGCTTGCCATAAAACTCAACCTTCCTTCTTAATTAGTCAACTTCTTGCTTACTTTATTGCTTTATTACTTTACTGCTTCATCACTTCAATTTTTTTAGTAGCGAGCAAAAACTATGCCATCCCAATTTGCTAAAAGTGTCAGTAATAACAATGCAAAAACTAACGCTATTTCTAAACTATTCTCACTTAAACTTTTTTTGAAAAACTTTAGTAAAATATATTACTTTTCTAAAGTATGTTACGATAATGCTACATATTATGTTGTTTTTTTGATACTCTGTATCTTTTACGATAACTTCAACAAAGTTATCTTTTATAACTTGGCAAGGTACTTCTTAATAATTTTCAAAGCCTTAAGCGGTTCGCTCTGAGCCAGTAATCCGATAGCAAAAAGAATATATTTTTCATCTAACATCATTTCTGGATTTATAGGTTTAAGCATATTGGGGGAATTTTTCTGGAATAATGCACCCTTTAGAACATAACGTGGATCGGGAGAAAAAGCTACCGGCCCTCCTGTGCCAATTACCAGCTTTAGTTGGGTCAGGTCCTTCCCCCTCTGCACCATAAAGTCACCATTATGGGTAGTAATTATGTCAATTTTACCTACATGTCGTTCCACCGCTGTCTTTACCGCTAAATGAGATAAAATAAGATGAGACCTAATTTGTTTATCTCCCTCGGGAAACTTCCCTATCTGATGAAACAACCTAACGCTTTCCTCAAATTCCTCCAGGCTCTCAATTAATTCTGCACCTTCTGTACTGGCAATCTCAATCAAGGAATCCAGGTTGTGAAATAAACCAAGATCGCCCTCAACCGTCCGTTTGACATAAGGCTGAGGCAAACCTATCATGCTAACTTCTTTTCTAGACGGCGCACCCTTGGCTACAGAATATACATCTGTAGTGGCACCGCCCACGTCTACTAAAAGCAGTTCACCCAAACCCGCACACCCTGCAACACCTTCCGCGATTAGTTTAGCTGCCTCCATAACAGCAGATGGAGTAGGCATAATAACATTGTTAATCATGCTTCTAACCCGGGCAATCCCTTTGGCTTCCGTAATCCTGTTAATAAATAGTTCTCTAATTGCCCGGTTTGCTGAATCTACATTCAAAACCCCTATCTCTGACATTACGTTTTTTGTATAAACAATATTTTTGCTGGTCTTGATTAAGATTTCTTTAATATCGTCATAGGCAGATTTATTCCCGGCTACGATGATATTCTTAACGCCGCCTTTAATCTCTGAAAGCATTTTTGCATTATGGATGATTACTTTCTTATTTCCTCCATCTGTGCCGCCTGTCAGCAAAACAATATCTGGAGCAGTTTCTTCAATCTCTGCTACCTCAGATTTCGATAATTCATAGGAGTATGTTCCTACTATCTTCGCCCCGGCACCTAGAGCAGCCATGCGGGCTGCCTCTGTAGTATACTCTGGCACTAAGCCAACACAAACAACCCGTAACCCTCCTGCCGCACTGCTGCATGCTAAAGCTTGCTTCTTTTCTTTCTCCCCAAAATCAACTTCTTCCGCTAGCCTTTTTAATGCTTCTTCCAGCCCAATGGTAATATCGCTTTCAACAGTAGAAGGCGCCTGAACTCTTGCAACAAGCTCCTCTTTATCTAAATCAAAGGCAACAACTTTTGTAAATGTACTGCCAAAATCCATGAAAATCCTGATATCACTCATTCTTAGGGCCCTCCGTGTTAGCTCAAACAGTGTAGTGAACATTTGAAGTATTCGCACAACCGTGACTGGTTTACTTATATTAAATAACCCAACTAATAAATCCAAACTTGCTAAAAATATGTACTAATCAACCATATTCTTTTATTTCCTTGCCCAGGAATGCTATTAATAAAAAACATTTAATATGTCACTGGCTACAATTACTAAAAGTATCTCGTTATAACCGCCAAAAGTCATAATATAACCTACTATAATTGAACCCAGCATTCCCAAAAGTCAGCCGCAGCCTGGAATCATCACATGCCTGTACCCCGGATATTATGTAGAAGTAATTCCGGCCAATAAGTCGAAACAGCACATATTGTATTCGTATTGACAGAACTGATAAATGAAACCAGCTACCACAATGGTGATAAAAACTTTCCATACTACCTTAAATATAGGAGTGATATCGGCCATCAGGGCCATAGTAATACAAGCCACTTTTCTGCCAAACCTGCTAAGCAGCCAAACCATGCTAAAGTAAGCCCGAACACCACCTAAGGCAAAAATAGCAATCATGCTGGTAGGCTTAACTACCGAAAATCCTATAGATACCTCTCAGATTTTAACTATGATTAATATTTAGGAGAAGAGCTACCAAGAAGGTAACTCTTCTCTCGCTTTTAGATCTTGCTTTTACAATTCATGCATTGTTCGTTGGACAATTTCTTCCTGCAGTTCTGGCGGCAGATCTATAAAGTAGGCACTGTAACCACCAACCCTGACCAACAAGTTCCTATACCTTTCAGGATGCTTTTGCGCATCCAGCAACTCTTCCACACTGTGAATGTTAAACTGAATATGCCATCCACCCCGTTTGAAGAAAGTCTTTAATATATTAATCAACTTCTTCAGTTTTTCCGGAGTGTTTAGAGTTTGCTTGGAAAACTTCATATTATGAGTAAAACCAACATACTCAAAAGCATAGTTGCCCTTTGTTGCAGAGTTAATTACGGCAGTAGGCCCATTAACGTCCATCCCAGGCATTGCCGATGAAGCAGCGTCGTTTAAAGGTTTGTAAGCAAATCTGCCGTTAGGCAGCGCTCCAACTGAAGCGCCTTGAGTTATGTGCCCAGCGGCCGCCCCCTTAAACAGTATCGGCTTTTCTCCCGTTATAGGATCCGGCCTGCTCTGCATGATTCTTTGAGTACCAAACATTAATTCACCAAATAAATTGTCCGGCAAGTCTTCATCGTTCCCATATTTG
The window above is part of the Pelotomaculum thermopropionicum SI genome. Proteins encoded here:
- the FixC gene encoding dehydrogenases (flavoproteins), producing the protein MSDKFEVVIVGAGVAGSTAAYILASAGLEVLLIERGNYAGSKNMTGGRLYSHSLNKIIPNFAKEAPVERKITKEKVSLLTEDSAITLDYHSSRLGGNLRDSYSVLRGEFDQWLAQKAEEAGAVLAAGVRVDELLTNNGKVVGVKAGEDEIEADVVVLADGVNSLLAQQIGLKKELQPHEVAVGAKEVIELPKQVIEDRFNLNEEEGAAWLFAGSCTSGIVGGGFIYTNKSSLSLGIVCTLSDIANSVKSVCQMVEDFKMHPAIKPLIKGGKLLEYSGHLVPEAGYDMVPQLYGDGVVIVGDAAGLVINVGYTVRGMDLAITSAEAAAKVIIKAREKGDFSKNSLATYKQFLDQSFVIKDMKLYKNFPHFMQNKRIFNDYPKLVDDILAGMFIVDGSTSKPLRKKVMDNLKTVGLMTLLKDSYKGMKAL
- the FixB gene encoding electron transfer flavoprotein, alpha subunit, with amino-acid sequence MNKVWIISDHPETAYELAGKAKTLGTSLTAYVLGDNDVAQRVISFGADVVKLMQLPQTTVWEQYLSVLLQEAGTENPELILVASTCRGKDLAAQLAAKLDCPCVTDSKKLEEKDGKLVLQRIIYGGLAYQDIECNTFPVIVTIAPHTFEKGEPEEKQGEIFNLSLIGEGPIQVVERKAKEAASVNLAEADIVVGVGRGLTQQSGLAMFEELAKLLGGEVGCTRPIAEDLKWLPEERYLGITGKQIKPNLYLCAGVSGQIQHVYGIRESKVIVSINNNENAPIFKVSDYYIVGDLEEVIPALISALK
- the FixA gene encoding electron transfer flavoprotein, beta subunit; translated protein: MKVLVCYKWVLDEADIFVNEQDLSLNFDKAKGKINEYDRNAIELGASLKETVGCELYAATVGKGVKASVNDVLSRGPEKVFYMDSPGLDSLDSSVTARLLAAMIKKIGGIDLVICGEGSSDFYSRQVGPRIAALLGYASLSYAVDVQVNGSEIIVTRKLDDGTEVVKVSSPAVISVLPEINKPRIPSLKQILAAKKKPSTSLALEEIGLTEADLATSLTFGDVAAAIMERKRIRIDEGCQDISEAVAKLIKQLRADRVLN
- the CaiA gene encoding acyl-CoA dehydrogenases is translated as MDFQFTEEQLLIKNSIREFAEENAENEDSYAVVKRLADIDFLGIFFPEIYGGAGSDFTSFIIAVEELAKVSASAAVVYANHCCLAENAIYQWGSDELKEEYLSKLCRGEKIGGFAFSEGSLNTDWLLINTTAERQGGYYILNGKKTYVVNAQPQSLFIVVAKTGEKEYSSFVVEGDAGGVTVGPAHAKMGLEGVCVTDITLENVKVPAANLIGTPGQGLAIAAGVLGLQNVALAAIAVGISQTALEKSISYAKERVQFGRPIIKFEALQVMVGKMAAYTEAARLLTYKAASLRDQGEDFVQAGEMARYIAQTAGEQTCIDAVQIHGGYGYSKDLGIDALYRDMKGISLFDTSEKPIILQIARKSIT
- the CaiA gene encoding acyl-CoA dehydrogenases, encoding MSFMASMELTSEQQELKKKVRAFVEEHVIPVAKYYDETGEFPLPVIKEAAKIGLLCTVVPKEYGGLGVDALSAAIISEELGRGCAGIATTIGGNSLSSYAVLIGGSSEQKRKWCQYLLDGKLASFALTEPGAGSDAGSVQTTAVLDGNEYVINGSKCFITTGGYASIYTVIASTDTSKGVKGLSAFIVEAEREGIFVGKHENKMGIRASNTVELMFKNVRVPKENLIGKEGEGFKLAMQTLDSGRINQAAMAVGLSQAALEAVVDFVNGQQRGGKLLAKSQYIQFKVADMCMAVETCRNMVYKVCYLKDSGQHFSKEAAIAKAYCTDTAMWVASEAVDIFGIYGYMKDSPVEKLYRDVKVMQIYEGTNQVQRIVIANNVLR